ACCTTGGATAGCGTATTTAAATAAAGGGAATTCGTGGAGAGTATTGTATCTATTGACTTGTTTCCCTGTTGTTCTGTATTCGATGGTTGTGTATTTCTTTGTTCATGAATCGCCTAGGTGGCTTTATTTACGAGGACATAAGGAGGAATTTGTTAAGACGTTGAGAAGGATTGCAAATAGAGGTACACGGGGGAAGTTGAGTTCAAGTTTCTTTGAAGGACTGTTTGTAGATTTAGAGAAAAACATGTTTGTGTCTGCATCACGCGGAGATTTGGATGTATACTCTGCTATTGGATTGTTTGTTGAGAGAGGATGGTGTTTACGTAGATTGATTACAGTAGTGTTGATTGGTTTGGGGGTTGGAATGGTGTATTATGGGATGCCGTTAGGGGTTGGGGATTTGGGGTTTGATATCTACTTAAGTATAACGTTGAATGCAATTTCGGAGCTACCATCATCCTTGATAGCGTTTTTCCTTATAGGGAAAATGAATAGGAAAGGTTCGCTTTTAGGATTTTCCTTACTAAGTGGGATATGTAGCGTGGGTTGCGCGTTGGTGGAGGGGAGTGAGGGATTGAAGTGGTTTCAAATGGGGCTTGAAATGGTGTCCTTCTTTAGTGCTTGTACTGCGTTTAATGTTCTATTGATTTACACGTTGGAACTATTTCCAACGTGTGTGAGGAACTGCGCGGTGTCAATGGTGAGGCAGTCATTAGTAGTTGGAGGTGCATTGAGTCCAATTCTTGTTGCACTTGGAAGGAACAATAGCTTATTTTCTTATGGGGTATTTGGAGTGTGTAGTGCCACATTTGGTTTGTTTACTGTGTGGTTGCCAGAGACTAAGGGTAGGCTACTTTGTGACACTATGGATGAAGAGGAGCACCTGCTGGAGCAAGCACAAGTTGTTGACCTTAAATAGCACTTTAGGCTGTGTATGTTGTTAATTTGTTACCACATGCATTTTGTTGATCTATCTAATATTCTAATGTAGGAGATGGAAACTTTCTTTTCAAGGTAAGATTTGTCTACACATTATCCTTTTCGAGACTTTTTCTTATGGGATTACAATGAATTTGTATGGTTGTATTTAGTGTAGCATGTTTGTGATTTTGACAATATTGGAGCCTTATTAAAGGCCAATACATAATGGAATAAAGTTTGCcttattacttttgttcttttccttacttatttccacacacacacatatatatgtgtgtgtgtaagaTAGGCTTTAGGTATCAAATTGGTGAAACTACCTAATTACACTAATGTTTCTATTATATttactaaaagaaaattttatagtttgaaataaatatattttatctcactatataataatttcatattagaTTTTAAGTCAAATATATGTGAATTACACTCGATACATGTATACGTATCTGGTGTGATTCACATTATCTGATTATCAGATACATGAGTAAGATATGAGAGTGGGGAACAATATAGAGGGAAGCGAGCGAGATTTGTGTATGTATCCAAGATACAAGTGAATGACACTAGATATACATTATATACATGTATCtggtgtgattcacatgtatatcTAGGATACCAAATACGCAAACCAGACACTAGAGTGGCGAACGAGATGGGAGGGAGGCGAGGGAAATTTGTCTGTATCCAAATACATGCGAATTCACATGGTTATAGTGTATACACAACATATTACAACCTAATATGACCCATGTATTTGGACATATCTGGATGCACCAAAATCtagtaaaatttataatattgtaAATTAGCATGTACCTAAGTAATTAACACATACACTAGTGAGATTCCTCTAAGTTAGatgtatctagtgtgattcacATGCACCTGAGATACATAAACAAAtttgctcgcctctctcatcTTCTGGTTATATCTGATAGCAAAAGCATATATCTAAGTTTATCTAACTTAAAATGTGGTATGAAATTATTCATCAGTgatataaaatgtaattattagTAAGAATTAGTAAATATAATAGAATATTTGTGTAATTAGATAGTTTATCATATAAAGTCTTAcctatattttcaaaaaaatcatcaagCATCCCATTGTTTAAGAATTTTGTACTATAAATGAATTGAGATACATCACACCCCAAAAGTAACTTAGAATAATAAAGTGTAGCTTAACTATCCCCTAAATCATGTTTTTAGTCCAAATCTTAATACTGTCACTCATCAATCCTATGTTCACCATACctattctttctctttcttatcCCTCACACTATCTTCTTCAGCTAGAAAAGAAAATGGTTAGGATGTAACTCACACATCACATACAAATGTTtgaaaactgaaataaaaaaagCTATAAAAGTATCTTTGTTCTCTAAATATGAGGACTCACCCATCTTCGAAAGCCAAGAGATCAACTAGCTACGAGTATGAGAGATAGGAGTGTGAGATCCTACATTAATGAGACAATGTAGCTAGGTACACATATGGCTTAGTACataaaatgtactaagtataatatcaatgcataagagttatgaaatcatgttaaaaggACTTAACATGACATGCAATGAACAAGCTAAATCATAAGATAAAAGGGTTAGAAAACACAAGACATAATCATGGTCAATGCTAGCTTAACATCTTTAAAACACTTTATGAGATACTTTGAAAGTAACCTTAGTTCATCATTGAGGGATGTTTACCATTAATCGACATAGACAATGTGAGCTATAACATGGAATTCGCTGTCTATCACACACAGAAAAGAGATGtccttacttgccaaggtaagaacCATGAGTCTGAGctaaagtggatccactagctagtgttTATCTGAGACAATATCCTATGGTGGCACATAGTTCTGGAACTTAGGGATAGCTATTAAAGGTCCACAAACACTAAATGGAAACCTTCATCCCAAAAGTCTGTTCGGTGCTAAGTAAAATATCACGTAATAGTcatttatcatatacatattatcATACATGGAAAGCACAATCAAGTAACCAAACCAAGCTAGagttattaaaaatatcttcaaaAACATTATTCAACTTAGGTGAGAAAACCATTCACAATCATGATCTTAGTagtatgtgagaaaacctttcacaacaACCGTGATACTTTCCTCTCAAAGCATCCTCAAATCATTTACATCTCTTTCATTATAGTATGCATATCTTCATAAGAATCATATTTTATAGTTCATAAGCTCCATCACGTGTTCATCAGTGAAGGAATCACCGCAACTAATAAGGAAAGCATTGCATAACTTACCAAAAAGgaacaatagcaacaaaatataatgataaaCAAAACACAATAAATAATACATGATGACAgacatcaaaaacaaaaattatagcATTATGACTAGTACTACAACATACCCAAACAAGCCTAAAAACTTCGAACAATAAGACAACACTTCACTACTTAATAAATCTTCTATCCTAATATGCGACCCATACATATTCTTATCTAAAGTCATGTCTTTATTAATATGAAGTTGTGTCGTGTCATTAAAAAGGAGTTATGGTTGTGACTATTATTAAAAACATCacattaatttgttttttcaaGAAGTtagatttttatcttttttacaAAAGAACACGTCTATTGGATTTGGGGTTGTTTAtgtacattttaaaaataaaaataaaaataaaaataggacaatttaattttaacaagggtattttagtaatttaacttttatCTAAATAGATcgatatatatacttgatatctttttagaaaattatatgtgtcatcattttatttgttcattttacaaATTACAATAAGTGGATTAGAGTGAATTATCTGCACATATACATAAACTCAACTCAAACTTAATTTTGTATAAACTCTATTCCTATGCATGCCCAATCATATATCCCAACATTATGTCAGATATAAACGGCTATTCTTAGGCTTCTCCTTCTTTTATGTTATGGTTCtcatttctttctattttaacATCCAATTTCCATAACATACAtacaaatcttttttttcttttattgacgttaaaatgtattttgaaatagaataaaacaattttttaagcaaataaaagaaaaaagaaaatgttattaCCAGTACTATCAATTTCCATTTgggaaaataaaaacaaaaggcTTCTTACACAAGAGAATGAATTCGATATGAATGAATTCAAGATTTTGATTACTTGAAACTTACATTATATCTTCCATCCTTCAGGTTCGCGCTTCGTtcttttacataattatttctCCCATTTACTTGCAACATTGTTGAAGAAATCATAATTCTGgtttataaacatatttttcaaaaaattttatcgTCATCTTTCTTTATTAAGTCAAGTTTcgttaaaaat
This portion of the Solanum pennellii chromosome 12, SPENNV200 genome encodes:
- the LOC107005825 gene encoding organic cation/carnitine transporter 3-like, with the translated sequence MSSEQNEPLLSDSIEKKCIISLDNTIEECIGDFGWSQFVQAILVSLAWVFDAQQSFISVFTDALPTWHCTNNSSSCQVDKNICDVPKDTWQFDLPTYTSIVSDWSLECSSLVITGLPASSFFIGCLVGGFVLCTLADSSFGRKNMLVLSCLVMSISGCVTAISTNIWMYSVLRFVSGFGRATIGTCSLVLSTELVGRKWRGQVGIISFVCFTFGFISLPWIAYLNKGNSWRVLYLLTCFPVVLYSMVVYFFVHESPRWLYLRGHKEEFVKTLRRIANRGTRGKLSSSFFEGLFVDLEKNMFVSASRGDLDVYSAIGLFVERGWCLRRLITVVLIGLGVGMVYYGMPLGVGDLGFDIYLSITLNAISELPSSLIAFFLIGKMNRKGSLLGFSLLSGICSVGCALVEGSEGLKWFQMGLEMVSFFSACTAFNVLLIYTLELFPTCVRNCAVSMVRQSLVVGGALSPILVALGRNNSLFSYGVFGVCSATFGLFTVWLPETKGRLLCDTMDEEEHLLEQAQVVDLK